Below is a genomic region from Culicoides brevitarsis isolate CSIRO-B50_1 chromosome 2, AGI_CSIRO_Cbre_v1, whole genome shotgun sequence.
caaaacaaaaaaaaaaacagaacaaCAAATCCAAACATAATCCCAATTAATGAACGTCAATTAGTCATAACACTGCTGtatttaattggatttttttcccgTTGTTGTTGCGTTCAATCTCTCATTTTCTCCCTCGTTGCTGGTGTTGCCTTTCACACAAGTAATCCGTTTCGTTTGCCATTTCATCTGACACTTATGTGCTGCAATAAAAgcatttctaatttaaaaattttcctcttttaatCGGaggaacagcaaaaaaaaacacaaactttGTAATAACAATGATCATCATTTTAATGTTGCTccgttcaacttttttttttgagtaaaaagtcACGCATTTAGCACCACCTGAACATTATTACTCCACACATCTACCGAGAAATGAGCAAACACATTTACTCtcaaatgctttttttttgttgctattCGAGTCAATGATAAAAGACGACGttttaatgatgattatttttgtgtttttgcgcacttttttttcattcaaacgaATATGTTGAGGGCTGTTTTTCGGGAAACAGCTCgtgaaattgtaatttttctcatttatcaTGCACACATGTACACTGCGCGACAGCTAAGCACttcataaaacttttgtttggtgcgaaattttatgaaaaagttaaCATTTGTTACAGCCAGCAAAACGGTTTCGCCCAAAAAACGGAAGTTAtgtcgaaaattattattgttattattatctctTCCCTCCAGCTTGATTGTTTTCGTTTTTGGAATACTTTATGACGAATTATTATCACACCAATGGGAACATATAAACAGACAAAAAGCGATTAAGCGcggatttagttttcaaaaaaaaaaaatataaaaagttaccGTTATCTTCTTCTTCCTACACCATTCAGAATGCAAAGGGCCTAAAATTACATTCGTCTCCCATTTCCGATTCAGAAGAATCATGAGGTTGGTGTATAAAAAGTGACCgttataaaattgataaatgagCATTTAAAGTTTGAACCcagtcaatattttaaaatttttataacaaattccgaaattttgaattttaagtcttttttatttgtcccagtgcacatttaaaaGAAACACGAACATTTTGTCTCTAACTCTCCATTAATATGACTTGACCCagtcaacattttaaaatttttataacaaattccgaaatttttgccccagtttacattttagtttttttttgctttatcccagtgcacattttcagaaaaaaattatcaataaaactGCATTTTGTCTCTGAACCTCCATTAATGTGACCTGACccagtaaacatttttaattatcacaTTCTATAGTAGACAAAttagaattttgaattaaaacccTTGAAATATtggtcccaatgcacatttttttgttaaatttttcaacagaaaTCTTGACATTTGTatatttggcaaaaaatgtaaaatttaatttatttttgcacattttatttttaccccagttagaatttttagtttttttgccatcaaatattttatcccaatgcatatttgaaATATCTTTCCCGActatatttagtttttaacccagttaacattttaaatttcaaccctaatgcaaattttattcattttcacatacaaaattaatttttattgtaattgaacaaattaatcccagtgcaaattttaaaatattccgaTCTAGAATAGtatattttgactttaaaccacgtgactttacccagttcacatttttattttttttttttgttaaaattattatatttacatttaaaaatttcaccccaATGCACAACTTTTCTCAAATTCTTTGTAAAaaccccaatgcatatttaatattttaaccccaatgcacattttaaaaaatttaaacacattttttttctcctataGACgtcaatttctattttaaaccacaatttttcttcgaaacgctcaaaaaaaaaaaataacttgcaGAATTGAATCACGATTCAAACAAAACTCGTTAACtaacaaaaacatttacaaCGAGAGACGCCAGATAAATCAAATTGATTTCGTGTGTAAATCTTCTTCTTCGCGCGCGTTCAAACACTTTGccagaacaaacaaaaaatccttcGATCAATATCTTTTTCGTGCAACAAGACGTGAAATGATCCAAGTGAGAGATTTTCAAGTGTGAACGAacgatttatgttttttttgcgGCAATTACTTGTTGTTTTAATCTTGCCTCATGCATCATGCTTTTAAGCAAAAGTCAAGTTTTTggtctttaaaaagttttaaagtgaaatttaataaagttaatgTTCCGTTGGTCGACTTGAGTGCCCTCACaggatcaaaaattcaaactatccataaatttttaataaatattcatttatggcatataaactattaaattttgtgtgcaaAAGTATCACATGCTCCTTTCATGTCCTTTTGCCAAAATTCGGTTGCAAAAGCAAAGAAGGAGGAGGAGGAGAAATATGaaaacattaatttcaattaaaaatcaataaattattctttGGAAACTCAACTGACTAATTTttggtcgtcgtcgtcgtcttcacAACAAAAGTTTCTcgaaaaagacaaatattcCCCTCCTCCCTCCTTCGGTTTCATGGCAAGGCGTCTCTTGTTCACGAAGctgcttaatttaaattaaaatttaattttcgtattttgagCTGCTTCTCCGAATGATGTAGTTATGGAAAGTTAAATATTGGCTCTATAAACCATTAAAGAAGATTTTAAAACAATGATAAGAAAGCGAGGAGAGCGAAACGAGGCAGCAACCACAAAAGCCACAAAAGGAAAATATGCTTTTGTGTTGCCACTGGATGAGGGTGGAAGGATGAGGTGCGGCGAAATGTGAGGCGAAATTACGATTTTACACTTTGTGCGGGTTTTAAATACGTTCCagcggcagcagcagcaaagttGGCGTgctacaaattaaaatttatcgctCCAAGTCTCTGTCTAGTCGGGGAgtcttttatattaatttatatattttgccaTAGAGACGCGCTTATTAGAGAGTAGTTTAAATACTTTGCTAAGACAGTCTCGATGTTTTTAAAGTAAACATCGAgtaaataatgaatttgaaGGATTATGAGTTGGAGGAAAAGTTTGACAGggtgaactaatttttaatcgtttttggttaaaaatagacaaaaaaaaatattttaaaaaaaaattaagtaataaaataattaataaaaattaaaaataaaatatttcgataaaaatttggaaaaaattgaaaaataataggtaataataaaatttaaaataaaataaaaattttagtgccttaaataatttgaaaaatgtgtcaaaaattaaattaacaaatttaaattaaaattaaaatattgaatgaaaataaaaaaaaataaaaaaagatttaattaaatacaaataaataaaaaaaaaaaattgcaaaaaatcgtataaaaaatctaaatatttctttttacaaaatatagacaaattaaaattaattatgtaattaattaattaattaaaattaaaaaatttaaatataaaaaaaagcaaattaattaaaaaaaattttttaaataaaacttttagacacaaaaaaaaaatttttaattataaaaaaagcaaaaatgtaaaaaaaaattaataaaattcatatatttttttttaaatttcggttttggtaaaattcatttgccaaaaaattttaaatttgaattaaaaattaaatttttaaattattaaaaaattaagttttatatttaattttattttatttattgtttttttaaatttttaaattaagtaattttaaatttttttcgacatctgactaaattttttaaatttttaagtgatttaatactcaaaaaaaaaatttttttaaaaatttttttcttcaagctaattcttcaaaaattaaaatttcaaaatttcactttaaattttatattaattttcaaaaatttttcaaaaacttttaaatttatttttattttttattattttatttttaatttttaaattatatgcgaaaaattcaaaacaaaatttttacaaattaaaaaatttttatagtcaaaaaaatttttgttaaaactactttaaatatgaaatatttacataaaaaatatttatataaaattcttagaaaaaattttccctagaaaattacaaaaaaaaacttaaaaatttaaaattattttaaaacttaaaaaaaaaattaaaaaagcgaaaatcaaagtcatttaattttttttttttaattcggaaaattatcttaatatttttttttattttaggtattttatttttattttaatttttttttttaattttaaaagcaaatcattatttattttattttttttaaaccaaacaCCTTTgaaatttgtgtcaaaatttcaaccaaatcATTTGTTTTGAATAATTCCTCGCCTTAATGAACTCCAGACCAAGCGCTTCCATTGGGCGTCAACGCAGATTAACATTACTCGACGCCAACGAAGATGTCGATGTAACACTTTTTCCCTCTAAAATCATCGCCCGAAGCAATAATTTCGATAAATTCACAGGTTTACATTTCAATTCCCACCGACAAAGGCTACGGCTGGGTAATTGTTGCCGCTGCATTTCTCGGAAATGTTCTCGTTGACGGCGTCACATTCAATTTCGGGTCATTTTTGAAACCAATGTGCGATACTTTCGGCGTCAAAACTGCCAGTATTGCCTTGTTGCTGTCCGTTCAAAGTGGTTCGTTTCCCATATTTcgcttttattttcagttgagttttgagaaaatttgctTTCGCAGGAATTTATTACATGTCCGGACCATTCATAAGTGCTTTGATAAACAAAATAGGATTCCGCTTAACTGGACTAATTGGAGCTGTATTATCGAGCATTGGACTTTTATTATCGGCTTATGTCGAATCTCTTCCCTTGATGTTGCTGCCATTCAGTTTCATAAGTATTTTTCccctttttgagtttttttttcaaaagttcaaaagaaaACGAATCGATTGCAGCTGGACTCGGCTATGGGATTATAAATTGTACGGGAATCCTCATAACGGGACATTATTTCGAGAAATATCGTGCTTTGGCGAACGGAATTACGATGAGTGGCTCCGGGGCGGGTACTGTGCTCATTGGACAACTTGTGACTTTTTTGCTGAAGAAGTACGAGAACGACTGGCGAcgcattttgaagattttatcaGCTTTGTTCTTGATGACGTTTCCAGTTGTAGCGACTTATAGGCctataaaacagaaaaaagttaaaattacagAGAAGAAATTGGCTTTCGAGGATGACGAAGACTCAAATTCATCGAGAATTACAATTGATTTTACCAAATCTCGGATTTCGATGCTTCCAACGTTGTCCATTTATACAATTTCGGAGGAGGAGTCGTATGAAAGTGTTGGAATGAGTAAGTTTTGGTACTCAAAAAGTCATATTTTGacccgaaaattaaattttcaacctcgaaatgtgaatttttgatttttaaacttcaattttttatcaaaaaagccAACTTATGATTctgaaatgtgaatttttgacttaaaatgtcaatttttgtaactaaaaacaacaatttttacacgaaaaattacatttttgttcCAAAAGATCAACATTTGACTATAAAATGTCAGTTTTTGATGTCTAAAGGTCAAATTTTGACTCTGAATCTGAATGAAACTTTAACTTTTGACCCAAAATGTCAGTTTTCGATTATAAAACTGTAAAAGTTGACTTATTACTTCTATTATCTATTAACTCCGAATCATCAACGTTTTTATCCAAAGTCAACTTTTAGACCAAAAAGTAGATATTgacctaaaaatatcaattttcggttaaaaaagaaatttttaagaaatattttgacctaaaaatcTTCGTTTTTGACTCCAaaacgtaaatttttgatcaaaaaattcatttttcttccccaaaaagtcaatttttagccgcaaaaaatttttttatcctctaaaattttcttcgaacaaaattttcccatttcaGAAGAACCAATTAACGTTCCAAACACTCCCCCAATAAATCCAAAGACCCGTTTCCgcattttttgcaagaaaatctGCCCGTGTCTCTTCCGCGAACGCAAAAAAAGTCTCAAATTCGGTCGAAAAGTCTTCTCGAGACCAGTTTATCGTGACGATGCCTTTTACACGCACAGCATGGCACTCCTGCCCGAATATGACGAGATCAAATCCCTAATCCGCTCGAATTCAATTTCACCCAGCTACCTCAATAGACAACAGATGGACGACGAAACAATTCCGTATCACTTGTCGGTGGCTCGAGTTCCGTCGTACGATgaattttcaaaggaaaaatcgtGGATAGATGGTTTTACGGGCACCATTGTACGGACACTTGCGCTGTTATTTGATCCGAAATTCTTTAGAATTGCGACGTTTTATTTTGTGGCGTTTGCCATGATGAACAATACGGTTGGGATGATGTTGCCGTCGGTCTTTTTGATTGGTAAAGTactgaaaaagaagaaaattgattttttgagtttgaaaaaaatatttttagatcgaATAAAGCAAGAACCTGACAGTGACGAAAGAGTTCAATATTTGATGTTGGCAATTGGAGCAAGTAACATGATGGGAAGATTCTCATCGGGGTCgttaattttctgtaaaactGCAAGTGCGACACTTTTTGCAGCTTTTGGGGCTTTGACGTGTGCTATTAGTTGCTTTTCGATCGCTTTTGTGGAGAATTCTCACATGACAGCGCTGATTTTActgtttgtataaatttataattttatttttttaattaaaaatttatttcaaactttttgtccttttttacattaataaaaatattcaaattttttttttaaatttttatttttttttatattaatttttctaaattaaaaattaattaaaaaaaattaataaaattttaaaaaaataattttaactatttaaatattttttaaaaattaaaaattaattctaaattaaaaattaatttaaaagattaataaatcaataaaaattattaattaattaaattaaaattaaaaataaaattaataaaatttttaaaaaattaaaaataaataaattacaaaaaaattaaaaaagttgaaaatcggcaaatcaaattaaattaaattaaaaaaaaattaaaaatgcaaaaatttacaaaaataaattaaaaaaaaaagttgaatgaagaaattactttaaaaattcacaaaatattttttaatttttttttaatttttaaaaatatgagacaaaaaagtttgaaataaatttaaaacttcataaaatcaataaaaaatcacctTTCAGCTGCATAATTTTCGGCTTCTCCATCGGATTTTCCAATTCCCTGCGAACAATAATTTACGTCGAAAATTTCGGCCTCGAGAATTTAACGAACGTTTATGGACTTGTATCTGTCGCTATCGGAATCGGAGCTATTTCTGGCCCACTAGTTGCTGCATATCTCAAAGACACAACTCACGCTTACATTTGGAGTTTCATCTATGGCGGCATAAGTCTCAGTTTAGCAACTCTTGCTCTATTTTTGACAGTAATTCTGCGAAAACGAGAGCAAACACGACAATAAACgccttttgtaaaataaattttcacggAAGTTCATTAACgtaaattagatttaaaaattagcacTCACCTTATCATGATTTTGAGTGACCCTTTTTCCCTCCGAGGAACTTCTCGCTAAAtaacaaaagagaaaaaaaatattaattatgtttTCTTGAGCTTTCTTAGCTTTTTATGAGCTAcagttgcattttttttttcatttcttatctcttcttttcattctttttgtcttaaaataataacaaaaatagctGGAaacgttttttctttctcaatTTTCTCTCTACTGGACAGCTAGAAGCTAAATActgcaaaattaaaagaaaaaaaagtgaatcagATAAAATACTGCCTTATATTTCATTTGGTGTGTAATTTCATCCGACTTTACAACATTACTACAAGAAAAATGCAACTCAGATAAGGCTGGCTTTGTATTTCCTTAGAATTAAAGGACAAAACGAGACAAAAAACGGAAGAAAATGGGTCATTGTTTGTCTTTAAGGGCtttgaaacaacaaaaaattggaagTTCTTGCTTCctggaaataaatttgtatgaaaaatgcagaaaattttttattgtgaagaacaaaaagttgtgtttaagataaaaatttgatgaattggAGCTCATTTTTCATCGGTTTTtgtttctgaataaaaaaaataatttttaaaattattctttgaatagattcgttgaaaaaaaataatttaaaaaattaaattaaattaattaataaaaaaaaattaaataagtttcacacaaaatttaaaaaaaaaataaatttgacgaCACGAATTTTCACACTGATAAtgatggttaaaaattaaagaaaaacttcCTCATTAAATCTCAAGTCGATCTCAACACTTcctcaataaatttcttttatgtgaccactttttgtttttattccattttctCTTCTCAGTACTTTGCGACAATTTTACACAAATGTCACTTTTCCATTCATCTTCGCCATTTTTCTGTATAATTTATGCTTTTCCTGTCCCGTTTTTCTTCCATCATGGTTACgtctttctttctctttctGTTATGTCATTGTTGAACATCAgttcagtttttaaattaatgattcaACGTTCTTCTCGTCTAGCGAAAAATAAGGGtcggtttataaaaaaattcttagttatcgtcattattatcacaagaagaaaaaaaaaataagacaaaacgaagaaaaaaataagaataatgtgaaaaaattgggACAACGGagataaagtaataaaaattatcatcaaagGATTTTAATCTCAAAGCAAGATTTATTGCCTCAGTTTGTCTGAGAGAGAGCAAACTGTCGAACCTTTATTAACGGTAACTGACTTGTATTGATTACCGTCTGACTTTTCGAGGTTAAGAGGTCGTTTCTAATTGATTTTTGCAAAGGTAGAGATTTCGAGGAATTTGCTAATGAAGTGTCCTAAAGAGGTTCAAGAAGTTTTAAGACAAATAAGATCGCAAATTGAGTGACACTAACAAagctctttaaaatattttcttgcaaTAAAGTTTAATGGCGCTGTTGTATCGTACAAAATTGCACTTAATGAGGATGTTCTACCCTGAGGATAAAAATAAGATGAATTTGAGTGACTTAAGAGTGAATTtagaattcattaaattattcaaataaataattataaaaaagtttgactttctaaaactttttaaaaaaattctagaaaaaaaacgtaaaataatgaaaaattaataaatattctgtTTCATACTCCCCATTTAACAGTAGTATACTcctcatatttaaaaaaaaattttttttctaaaattatttaaaaacgactaaaaagcaatatttagttccatattttgaatttcttaaaaaaaatccctttgcCTTTCCAGTGACTTAAAGTCTTTGATGGATTtgataattagaaaaaaggactttagttaattttaaattaatagaataagctatacaaaacttttcattaaaatttaatttaattcgtcAGAAATGCTTTTAGTAGAAGAACGTAGCTCTCTTTTAAGTACCGATAATATCTCCTTTGTGTCAATACTGTGGTAGTCCATACATGACCTAATGTGTTAAATCATCATGAAACTTGTGATGAACTTCAGTTTTTTGTCTTAGAAATATTGCCGAAGACTCTGTCACTCTTCATTAGTAGAAACGCACCTTTTTAATGACTGTTTCATGGTAGATCTGAGGATCTTGGCTATGTCAACGTTTTCTGCTACATTCTTTAACGACTAACTCCGGGTTTTCCATGAAGATAAGGTATCACTATCACGTTGCTTTCTTAATCcttgtaaaaatgtttttccttGGTCCGATGTAAGATTTGCTAATTAACGTTTGCTGAAATaagtaataatatttgattaaaggTCAGAAAAAGTTCAAGGTCATTGAAGGtcgaaaatcataaaagtttgatttaaacaatttttttaaattttcgtgttaaataatgttaaatatatcaaaaattgttgaaaatttttaaagtataagTTTACATAAACTAACTTTAGGAAATCTAAGACTACATATCTTTTCaaagctttaatttaaaattgactcAAACCAACTCCTTTTCGAACCGCAGGGCAGGAACACTTCATTCGAAAAGCACTTGACAACTTGAAACACGAAAacgaacaagaagaagaacgaATAAGTTTTTCATCACTTTCCAAAGAgaacaaattttacttttaatcatGGAACCTTGCCCCACTAACGAACGAAGAGCACCAAACTTCGCCTATATATCCCGTAGTTTGAACTACTTTTTCACACAAACCTGATGTCTCCCCATCTCCATTGCCAAAATAGGGGAGAGAGGACGAAGTTTTTCGGTACATTCATTcggcaaacaaataaaatagacAAACGAGAAAATTCAGTCAGTCAGTCATGTTCCTCGGCAAATACTACAAATATTGCTTGATGTTCAATTCATTACACAAAATTCATGtctttgttgctgctgctgctgctgctctcCCTGTTCGGCATCGAGAAAATTGGTTTTGGGAATAGTACAATGGCAGCACAACAAATTGCCGTTCATTTTCATGTCAAatcgtaaaactttttttttctatctctcTCCCTTGATCTTCGTAAGCTCGTACGTTTAATCAATCGCAGAAgtcacataaatatttatacggACCATTTCGAGTCTTCTATTGTCTGAAGCAAGGCAGAAGAGATAAAAACGAGCAATAATCATTGTTTCGTTAAACTTAATTAGAGAAACATTTAGGGAGTCTTCGTTCTGTTCTGCCGTTTATTTATTCGTTGAgcgattttaatttgtttcgttatatgttgtgtttatttttccaaCGTGATGTTCGAGGCATGTACTTGTAACAATAAATCAATAGATAAATGATCCGTGTGAATCGGCGTTTGCATTGTCTGATTTTACGCGATTTAATGACTTTCTCTGATAAATTTCGTTGCTTCGAGGcactttgtttaatttaattactgcACTAATTGGgacaaattgaaacattttgatAAAGAATTTCTCGTAAAAgccaaaaaacatttataattattaacatAATTTGGCGGGAAAGTGGTCAGACATGTTCtttgatgttaaaaatttcaatattcaacttgaaaaaaattcattttaatgaaaaaatttccaaacaaCCAACGTCAAAACTCATGTTGGGGTATCCATTTCATCCCATTTGGGATTCGACAATCCTATTTTCCATATTATCCGTTTTTGTTCTCTATACAAGAGTTGGTGCgtctgtcaaatattttttttttcgcatatacACTGCAAGACAACACAAGAGCGAAAAtgtaattgaatttgaaaaaaaacgcaattttgattgattttgtcATTCGAGTCGGGAACTGTAGGAAAAAAAGTGTAGGCTTCAGGTGTGTTTgcaggaatttaaaaaaaatgtagatcaACGAATGACTTACAGAAATATTGGCAATAAATCCTCCAGAAGGGTAATTACATTTCCTCGATTCCCCATTGTATGCACATTTTGCTGGAGTGACGCAAggatatgcaaaaaatatttaaaaaaaaacatagttgatgagaaaaaagtttgtcgTGTACATGGAAAAGGTGCCTAGAGCGGTTTTTGTGAGAAAGTTTTGATTGAGCattagaagtttttttcaattgatttttttaggagcttttcatgaattttttctttaaatttagaataaaataaatcatgtttttcattaaaatttgtgatttttgagttaaaaaatttattttatttttttttaattaatttaaaaatttaattaatttaattctattttattattaatttcaaagtttatttaaataaataaaaatattttttaaaattatttttatttcaatttgaaaattgcaaatttttttttatattaattttttcaataaaatataataaaaataaaaattttttaatattaaattttttaaaaaaatgttatttaataaagtaatttatttattaaattattttttttatttaattgtatttatttaaaaatttaaaattattttcaaataatttttttacaaaaattaaaaaaaaaagttttaataacatggataataattaattattgttttttttttgtagaattttttttttaaatttaaaaaatttgaaaaaaaataaaatttgaagaaaaattttgagaaaaaaatgaagaatgatccaccaaaaaaaatattgtttttttaacatttaaaactatagaaattcaattaaaattcaattttttttttttgtgaattaatttgtctatcaaaatataaacttaatacaaattataaaaaaatttaatattaaaataaattt
It encodes:
- the LOC134832280 gene encoding uncharacterized protein LOC134832280, which translates into the protein MNSRPSASIGRQRRLTLLDANEDVDVYISIPTDKGYGWVIVAAAFLGNVLVDGVTFNFGSFLKPMCDTFGVKTASIALLLSVQSGIYYMSGPFISALINKIGFRLTGLIGAVLSSIGLLLSAYVESLPLISKENESIAAGLGYGIINCTGILITGHYFEKYRALANGITMSGSGAGTVLIGQLVTFLLKKYENDWRRILKILSALFLMTFPVVATYRPIKQKKVKITEKKLAFEDDEDSNSSRITIDFTKSRISMLPTLSIYTISEEESYESVGMKEPINVPNTPPINPKTRFRIFCKKICPCLFRERKKSLKFGRKVFSRPVYRDDAFYTHSMALLPEYDEIKSLIRSNSISPSYLNRQQMDDETIPYHLSVARVPSYDEFSKEKSWIDGFTGTIVRTLALLFDPKFFRIATFYFVAFAMMNNTVGMMLPSVFLIDRIKQEPDSDERVQYLMLAIGASNMMGRFSSGSLIFCKTASATLFAAFGALTCAISCFSIAFVENSHMTALILLCIIFGFSIGFSNSLRTIIYVENFGLENLTNVYGLVSVAIGIGAISGPLVAAYLKDTTHAYIWSFIYGGISLSLATLALFLTVILRKREQTRQ